The genome window GGTGGCCAGGCCAAGGCCCGTCCCCTTGCCCTGCTCTTTGGTGGTGAAAAAGGGCTCGAAGATGCGCGCGCGGGTTTCCGCATCGATGCCGTGGCCGGTGTCGCTCACCGCCAGCACCACACAAGGCCCCGGTACGGTGGGAACGTGGTGGCGCGCGTAGGCCTCGTCGAGGTCGACGTTCGCGGTTTCCAAGGTCAGGCAGCCGCCCTCGGGCATGGCGTCGCGGGCGTTCAACGCCAGATTGAGCACCACCTGCTCGATCTGCGTGGGATCCACTTTGACCCGGCCGAGTTGCTGTCCCGCCAGGGTGTTCAAGGTAATGTCGTCGCCGAGGGCGGTCCTCAGCATGGGTTCCATCTCCGAGATGACCTGGTTGAGATCGAGCACCCTGGGCACCAGGACCTGCTTACGGCTGAACGCCAGCAACTGGCGGACCAGTTCGCGAGCGCGGTCGGTGGCTTTCATCACGTTGGAGGCGTGACGGTGCAGCGGATCATTCTTTCCCATACGGCCCAGGATCAATTCGGCGTAGCCGCGAATCACCATCAGCAGATTGTTGAAGTCGTGGGCCACTCCTCCGGCGAGTTGTCCCACCGCCTCCATCTTCAGCACCTGGCGAAGCTGCTGTTCGGTGGCCCGCTGCTCGGTGACGTCGCGGGAAATGCCGATCACCCCGATCACCCTGCCTTGGCCGTCGCGGTACGGCGCCTTGGTGGCGGAAAAAATGCGCCCGTTGCTGCCACCCTCGTGTTCTTCGGATGTCAGCGCGACGCCCGAGCGTAGGGCCCGAAGGTCCCCTTCGCGGAAGTTGCGAGCCGTGGCCCCATCGAGCAGGTCGGCATCGGTGCGGCCGATGATCTCCTCCCGGCGGTGGCCCAGCGCCTGCGCGCATGCGGTGTTGATCAGGAGGTAGCGGCCTTCGACGTCCTTTACGAACACCACGTCGCTGGTTCCTTCGATGACGGCCTCCGTCAGCCTGTGGCTCTGGCGCAGCTCTTCTTCGGCGCGCTTGCGCTCGCGGATATCGCGCGCCACCACCTGCACCGCCGTCTGGTTCTCCCAGCTCGTGGGGATGGCGATCACTTCCACCTCCACCTCGCTGCCATCCAGGGCGATGAATCGCTCCTCCATGGCCTGCACGGAAGCCTTCCACTCTTCGGACATGCGCATGCGCAGGCACACGGCTTCGTGGAACTCGGGATGGATCAGCTCCAGCACCGGCTTGCCCAGCAACGACAGCGGCGATTCGGCGCCCAGCAGCTTCACTCCCGCCCGGTTGATGAACGCCACCTTGCCTCCCCGCTGCACCAGGATGGCATCCGGCGAAGCTTCCACCAGACGCCGGTATCGTTCTTCGCTCTCGCGCAGGGCGGCTTCGGCAAGCTGCTGCTGGGCATGCAGGGCGCGTTCGCGCAGGGCGCGGCGCACCGCCACCGGCAGGCGGCGCATGCGGTCCTTGATGACGTAGTCACACACCCCGGCCTTGATGCAGTCCACCGCCTTTCATCGCCCAGCGTTCCCGTGACCAGAATGAAGGGAATGTCCTTGCCCAGGCCGTGCAGCACCTTAAGGGCTTCCATCCCCGTCCAGTTGGGCAAGCGATAGTCGGCCAGCACGATGTCGAAGGGAGCGGCGGCCAGGGCTTCCCGGAAGGACTCTTCGGTTTGCACCACTTCACTGATGACGTCAAAACCGGCGCGCCGCAGTTCCCGCAGCGACAGTTCCGCATCCAGCAGGTTGTCTTCCACCATCAGGACGCGGAGCGGACCCTGACCCGGCGCCCTTTCGTCCGCGGAGGAATCGACTTTGGCCTGCACTTCCATACGTTGCCCGCTAGGCCGCCGGCGTCTGGTTCACGATCAGCCAGTAGAGTCCGGCCTGGCGCACGATCTCGCGAAACTGGTCAAAGTCCACCGGCTTCTGGATGTAGCTGTTGACGCCGAGCTGATAGCTCTCCACCAGGTCGCGCTCCTCGCGTGACGAGGTCAGCACGACCACGGGGATGGACCGGCGTTCCGGATCGGCCTTAAGCCGGCGCAGGACTTCGAGGCCGTCCACCTTGGGCAGCTTCAGGTCCAGCAGGACCAGGCGTGGCCGGGGCCCGGCCGCCCGCCCGGAATCCGCGCGGCCAAAGAGAAACTCCAGCGCTTCTTCGCCGTCGCGCGCCACCTCGATCGAGTTGACCAGCTTGTGATGCCGCAGCGCATGCAGCGTCAGCTCCACGTCCGCCGGGTTGTCTTCCACCAGCAGGATTTCTACCTCGTGTCCTCGCATACAGCCTCCTCGCTGAGCGGACGGGACGCGGCTTCGCCGGTCGGTCCCGCGGTGAAATAAAAGGTGGCGCCGCGGTCCACTTCCGCTTCCGCCCAAATGCGGCCGCCGTGCTTGTCCAGGATGCGCCGGACCGTGGCCAGTCCTACGCCTGTGCCCTCGAAGTCCTCCTGCCGGTGCAGGCGCTGGAAGACTCCGAACAGCTTGTCGGCAAACTTCATGTTGAAGCCCACACCGTTGTCGCGAACGAACAGCACTGTCTCGTCCCCATCTTGCTTCTGGCCTACTTCAATCACCGCCCGGGCCCGGGGCCGCGTGTACTTAAGGGAATTGGAGAGCAAGTTGGCGAACACCTGCTTCATCAGGTTGGGGTCACAGTCTGCAAAAGGAAGGTCTGCGATCCGCCACTCCACGTCCCGGTCGTCGGTTTGCGTGCGCAGTTCGGCCACGGCCTCGCCCGCGAGATTCTTCAGGCTGGTAACCTGGCGGTTCAGCTCGCGGCGTCCCACGCGCGACAGGTTCAGCAGGTCGTCGATCAGGTGGCCCATGTGCCGGCTCGCTTCTCCAATACGCTCCAGGCACCGCCGTGCTTCCGGTTCCAGGCCCGAAGCCCAACCTTCCTGCAGAATGCGGGCGAAGCCATCGATGTGGCGCAGGGGCGCGCGCAAGTCATGGGCGACGGAATAACTGAAGGACTCCAACTCGCGGTTGCTGGCTGCCAGTTCCGCGGTGCGCTCGACCACCCGGTTCTCCAACTCCGCACGCGCTTCTTGCAGTTCCGCGTCCCGCTCCTCGATCTGCGCCAGCATCTGGTTGAAGGTCTCGATCAGCAGTCCCACCTCGTCGCGGTTGCCTGGCTGGGCACGCACGGAATAGTTCCTTCCCTGGGAGACGACCCGGGCGGTCTCGGCCAGCTGCAGCATAGGGCGAGCGATCAGCGGTTGCAGCCGTGAAGAGATGAACAAGGCGGCGAGAAACGAGACTCCTAACACCAGCAACAGGATGGCGGAATAGCGTTTTACTCGCTGGTCCATGCCTTGCAGGTCGGACTGGATGAACACCGTGCCCAGCACCTCGCCCTGTTCCACGATCTGGCGGAACAGGACCAGTCTGCCGCCTTCGAAGGAGTGCCGGTCGGCCCGCAGGCCCAACTCCCCCGGCAGGGAAGACTCAGGGTCCCTGCCCTGGCGGCCGTAGAAGGCAAACAGCCGGCCTTCGCGGGTGTAGATCGCGGCGGCACGGATTTCTGGCTCGGCCTTGAGAGCAGCCAGCGTTTGCTCGGCCGAGCGCGGGTCCCTGAACAGCAGCGCGGCGGCGCTGTTGGAGCCGACGATCTGCGCCTGCGTGGATACCCGTGCCAGGATCTCTTTCCGGAAGGCCGTCCATTCGTAGGCCAGAAACGCCGTGGAGGCGAGTACCAGTGCCGTCCCGCTGGTCAGCATGCTCATCCAAGTGAGCTTCTTCCTGATCGAGTAGTCGCGGACACGAATCATCGTTTCACCCCCGGGGCTGCTGGTGTTCGCGGATGATCGTGGCCAACTTGAGCAGCTGGGAGCTCACCGTGAGCCCCTCCTGCTCGGTCGCATCCAGATTGATTTCGAAACGCACCTTGCTTCCTTCCAGCCGGAAGTTGATCATGCCCCCGCGGTGAGCGAAGCGCTCCGCTTCACCCACAGTCAGCACGCTACGGCCGCGTAGCGCCGCCAGGATTTGGGCCAGCCGGCCGTTCTCAGACGAGCTGATGAACAGAATGTGGCAGTCGCCCGCGTCCTCGACACGCTCCGGTCGGCGCGCCACCAGCTTCCTGCCCTGGATTGACTTCCCTTCGATCAGCCCGTCCAGGACCGGGCCGAAGGGATCATCTCCCAGCACGCAAATCGTCAAGTTAGCGGGAGGCCGGGCGCGCGCCGGCCACTCCACAAACCTGCCGAAGTTGTAAAGAAACGCCGCCTTCACCTGGTACTCGGTGGGTGCGGGGTTCTGCGCCGGGGCGTTCAGGCAGGCCCACACCACCACGCACAGGCCCCCCGGCCACAGCCTGCGGTTAAGCTTGCTCATGCATGACATGCCGGTGCTCAATGCCTCCATGACAGCTGGAGGTAAACTCCACGGCGAATCTCGGTCCGACCAGCGTTGCCGCCTCCGAACTCCAAATGGTGCCCCGCAAATAGGTTCTGCCCCACTACTGCGATCTCCCACGGCGGCCTCGGACGCCACCCTAGGCGAGCGTCCGCGGTCGCATATTGGGGGACCCCCTGGCTGACCAGCTCAGCCACGTAGCGAAGGGTCACATCCAGATCGATATTGCGAGTCAGGTTGGCGAACGAACTCAGCGAGAACTGGTGGCGCGGGCTGGAGCCTTCCGTGGATTTCTCTGTTCCTACGTCGAGGCTGCCGGGCTTGCGGCTCAGGTTGACTCTCAAGAAGGAGTAGGCCGCCTTGAAACGCCAGCGGCCGGTCGCCCGCCAGTCTAGCGCCGCCTC of Terriglobales bacterium contains these proteins:
- a CDS encoding YfiR family protein — encoded protein: MSKLNRRLWPGGLCVVVWACLNAPAQNPAPTEYQVKAAFLYNFGRFVEWPARARPPANLTICVLGDDPFGPVLDGLIEGKSIQGRKLVARRPERVEDAGDCHILFISSSENGRLAQILAALRGRSVLTVGEAERFAHRGGMINFRLEGSKVRFEINLDATEQEGLTVSSQLLKLATIIREHQQPRG
- a CDS encoding ATP-binding protein → MIRVRDYSIRKKLTWMSMLTSGTALVLASTAFLAYEWTAFRKEILARVSTQAQIVGSNSAAALLFRDPRSAEQTLAALKAEPEIRAAAIYTREGRLFAFYGRQGRDPESSLPGELGLRADRHSFEGGRLVLFRQIVEQGEVLGTVFIQSDLQGMDQRVKRYSAILLLVLGVSFLAALFISSRLQPLIARPMLQLAETARVVSQGRNYSVRAQPGNRDEVGLLIETFNQMLAQIEERDAELQEARAELENRVVERTAELAASNRELESFSYSVAHDLRAPLRHIDGFARILQEGWASGLEPEARRCLERIGEASRHMGHLIDDLLNLSRVGRRELNRQVTSLKNLAGEAVAELRTQTDDRDVEWRIADLPFADCDPNLMKQVFANLLSNSLKYTRPRARAVIEVGQKQDGDETVLFVRDNGVGFNMKFADKLFGVFQRLHRQEDFEGTGVGLATVRRILDKHGGRIWAEAEVDRGATFYFTAGPTGEAASRPLSEEAVCEDTR
- a CDS encoding PAS domain S-box protein is translated as MDCIKAGVCDYVIKDRMRRLPVAVRRALRERALHAQQQLAEAALRESEERYRRLVEASPDAILVQRGGKVAFINRAGVKLLGAESPLSLLGKPVLELIHPEFHEAVCLRMRMSEEWKASVQAMEERFIALDGSEVEVEVIAIPTSWENQTAVQVVARDIRERKRAEEELRQSHRLTEAVIEGTSDVVFVKDVEGRYLLINTACAQALGHRREEIIGRTDADLLDGATARNFREGDLRALRSGVALTSEEHEGGSNGRIFSATKAPYRDGQGRVIGVIGISRDVTEQRATEQQLRQVLKMEAVGQLAGGVAHDFNNLLMVIRGYAELILGRMGKNDPLHRHASNVMKATDRARELVRQLLAFSRKQVLVPRVLDLNQVISEMEPMLRTALGDDITLNTLAGQQLGRVKVDPTQIEQVVLNLALNARDAMPEGGCLTLETANVDLDEAYARHHVPTVPGPCVVLAVSDTGHGIDAETRARIFEPFFTTKEQGKGTGLGLATVYGIVKQSGGYIWVYSEPGQGTIFKVYLPRVFEEVEAEAAEEAEEAPERATETVLVVEDAESVRELAREFLEQRGYRVLEAQDAADALRVAEAEPGPIHAVVTDMVMPGMNGRELAERLRQARPGLRVLFMSGYSERSISAQGLLHSGAAYLEKPFSGDALGRKLRQVLHDQPSTLQ
- a CDS encoding response regulator; this translates as MRGHEVEILLVEDNPADVELTLHALRHHKLVNSIEVARDGEEALEFLFGRADSGRAAGPRPRLVLLDLKLPKVDGLEVLRRLKADPERRSIPVVVLTSSREERDLVESYQLGVNSYIQKPVDFDQFREIVRQAGLYWLIVNQTPAA